From Anas platyrhynchos isolate ZD024472 breed Pekin duck chromosome 16, IASCAAS_PekinDuck_T2T, whole genome shotgun sequence, a single genomic window includes:
- the TSSK2 gene encoding testis-specific serine/threonine-protein kinase 2: MDDAAVLERKGYSLSATLGEGSYGKVKSAYCNKLKCNVAVKIIDKRKTPQDFLERFLPREIAALKRLHHPSIIKTYEIFETSSGKVYIIMELGVKGDLLDYIKITGAMKEDFARLKFQQLASAIKHCHDSDLAHRDLKCENILLDKDLNVKLSDFGFSKPLSRDENGRTILSKTFCGSAAYAAPEVLQGIPCDPKISDIWSLGVILYTMVYALMPFDDSNVRKMIYIQKQHRIPFPKSKYLTTECKDLIYHLLQPDVSQRLCIDEVLKHSWLQTPKSHIPTPLSAAETGECSQNLHDKKPEHKQEAKTHPAEQEGQKENGSS; this comes from the coding sequence ATGGACGATGCTGCGGTGCTTGAAAGGAAAGGTTACAGCCTGAGTGCCACGTTGGGAGAGGGCTCGTACGGCAAGGTGAAGTCAGCCTACTGCAACAAGTTGAAATGCAACGTGGCCGTAAAGATAATCGACAAGAGGAAAACTCCCCAGGACTTCCTGGAGAGATTTCTGCCCAGGGAAATAGCTGCTCTGAAACGCCTGCACCACCCATCGATCATCAAAACCTATGAGATCTTTGAGACATCAAGTGGGAAAGTGTACATCATCATGGAGCTGGGGGTGAAGGGAGACCTCCTGGACTACATCAAGATCACGGGAGCCATGAAGGAGGACTTTGCTCGTTTAAAGttccagcagctggcttctgCCATCAAGCACTGCCATGACTCAGACCTTGCTCACAGGGACCTGAAATGTGAGAACATCCTTCTCGACAAAGACCTAAATGTCAAGTTGTCAGACTTCGGCTTTTCCAAACCCTTGTCTCGGGATGAAAATGGGAGAACTATTCTCAGTAAAACCTTCTGCGGGTCTGCTGCATACGCAGCCCCTGAAGTGCTGCAGGGCATTCCTTGCGACCCCAAGATTTCTGACATATGGAGCCTGGGCGTCATCCTCTATACAATGGTCTACGCATTAATGCCCTTTGATGATTCCAATGTTAGAAAAATGATCTATATTCAGAAACAACACAGGATTCCCTTCCCCAAGTCAAAATACCTGACTACAGAGTGCAAGGACCTTATTTACCACTTGCTCCAGCCCGATGTATCTCAGAGGCTGTGTATAGATGAAGTTCTGAAACACTCATGGTTGCAGACTCCAAAATCCCACATCCCAACCCCTCTGTCAGCTGCAGAAACTGGTGAGTGTTCCCAAAACCTGCATGACAAAAAGCCTGAGCACAAACAGGAAGCCAAAACCCACCCTGCAGAACAGgaaggacagaaggaaaacGGGTCCTCTTAA